From the Rhodoferax sp. WC2427 genome, one window contains:
- the mltB gene encoding lytic murein transglycosylase B, translating to MHKLLPIALVLIAACALPVSAKALKGIKTKTSANATPSGPLYASREDVMAIAEDIAERRGLDPAWVHRMLAQARFIPSVPRLMAPAPTGTVKNWKLYRSRFIDPVRIAAGVRFWQANRATLDRAEKEFGVPAEIIVGILGVETIYGQNMGNFRVLDALATLAFDFPASHPRAQERSAYFKGELEQYLSLTQRADIDPLSLRGSYAGAMGLGQFMPTSWVNFAVDFDGDSRVDLFNSPADAIGSVANYFKAFHWQSGMPVFYPVQFDPKTVDMDALLAPDILPTFSVARFQALGAVLDGPALQHTGPLALVELQNGGDAPQYVAGTENFYAITRYNWSSYYAMAVFELGQEVAAAVKAKTGP from the coding sequence ATGCACAAACTTCTCCCGATTGCTCTCGTTTTAATAGCTGCTTGCGCTCTTCCCGTAAGCGCCAAAGCCCTCAAAGGCATAAAAACCAAAACAAGCGCCAACGCCACCCCCAGCGGCCCGCTGTACGCCAGCCGCGAGGATGTGATGGCCATCGCCGAAGACATCGCCGAGCGCCGCGGCCTGGACCCAGCCTGGGTGCACCGGATGCTGGCGCAGGCCCGCTTCATCCCCAGCGTGCCGCGCCTGATGGCCCCGGCCCCCACCGGGACGGTGAAGAACTGGAAGCTCTACCGCAGCCGCTTCATCGACCCGGTGCGCATTGCCGCCGGGGTGCGCTTCTGGCAGGCCAACCGCGCCACGCTGGATCGGGCCGAAAAGGAATTTGGCGTGCCGGCCGAAATCATCGTCGGCATCCTCGGCGTGGAGACGATCTACGGGCAGAACATGGGCAACTTCCGGGTGCTGGACGCGCTGGCCACGCTGGCCTTCGACTTTCCCGCCAGCCACCCGCGCGCCCAGGAGCGCAGCGCCTACTTCAAGGGCGAGCTGGAGCAGTACCTGAGTCTGACCCAGCGCGCCGACATCGACCCCCTGAGTTTGCGCGGCAGCTACGCCGGGGCCATGGGCCTGGGCCAGTTCATGCCCACCAGCTGGGTGAACTTTGCGGTGGACTTTGACGGTGACAGCCGGGTCGACCTGTTCAACAGCCCGGCCGACGCGATTGGCTCGGTGGCCAACTACTTCAAGGCCTTCCACTGGCAGAGCGGCATGCCGGTGTTCTACCCGGTGCAGTTCGACCCCAAAACCGTGGACATGGACGCGCTGCTGGCCCCGGACATCCTGCCCACCTTCAGCGTGGCCCGCTTCCAGGCCCTGGGCGCCGTGCTGGACGGCCCGGCCCTGCAGCACACCGGCCCACTGGCGTTGGTAGAGCTGCAAAACGGTGGGGACGCGCCACAGTATGTGGCGGGCACCGAGAACTTCTACGCCATCACCCGCTACAACTGGAGCAGCTACTACGCCATGGCGGTGTTTGAACTGGGGCAAGAAGTGGCAGCCGCGGTGAAGGCCAAAACCGGGCCGTAA
- a CDS encoding PEP-CTERM sorting domain-containing protein, whose product MRFLPKLLATSLIAFAGMASATVVTFEDLNGSGVLASNYAGLTWGAGWNYYDSAQSPYNPSSGKTRIYNNDSPTTDGFKFSSDVIFDGAYFAGYQEAGFELFNDGQLVFTSSLLGLSDTPSFLSSGYAGLVDEVRLTVSNGAFVMDDVTYHTAANNVPEPSSLALMGLGLVGLIVAKRRKV is encoded by the coding sequence ATGCGCTTTTTACCGAAATTACTGGCCACTTCCCTTATCGCTTTTGCGGGCATGGCCAGCGCCACCGTCGTGACTTTTGAGGACCTCAACGGCAGCGGTGTGCTGGCATCCAACTACGCCGGGCTCACCTGGGGCGCGGGCTGGAACTACTACGACTCGGCGCAGTCGCCTTACAACCCCTCCTCGGGCAAAACCCGCATCTACAACAACGACAGCCCCACCACCGACGGGTTCAAATTCTCCAGCGATGTCATTTTTGACGGGGCCTATTTCGCGGGTTACCAAGAAGCCGGTTTTGAACTGTTCAACGACGGCCAACTGGTGTTTACCTCGTCCCTGCTGGGCTTGTCGGATACGCCCAGCTTTCTGTCTTCGGGTTATGCAGGCTTGGTGGACGAAGTGCGGCTGACCGTCAGCAACGGCGCCTTTGTCATGGACGACGTGACCTACCACACCGCCGCCAACAACGTCCCGGAACCCAGTTCACTGGCTTTGATGGGCCTGGGTCTGGTCGGATTGATCGTGGCAAAGCGCCGCAAGGTCTGA